One genomic segment of Mycolicibacterium gilvum includes these proteins:
- a CDS encoding thiocyanate hydrolase: MAAKYGVENPVPPWKTSLDGFCDALDHASCTAAVPTFKERRDEEDALAATLYADLPYPENQLVALAHSLLARGVIDEETLARRMAAVRARLEA, from the coding sequence ATGGCGGCCAAGTACGGCGTCGAGAACCCGGTGCCGCCGTGGAAGACCAGCCTCGACGGATTCTGCGACGCGCTCGATCACGCGTCGTGTACCGCTGCCGTCCCGACGTTCAAGGAACGCCGCGACGAGGAGGACGCGTTGGCGGCCACGCTGTACGCGGATCTGCCCTACCCGGAGAACCAGCTCGTGGCGCTGGCCCATTCGCTGCTGGCGCGCGGCGTCATCGACGAGGAGACGCTGGCTCGGCGGATGGCGGCGGTGCGGGCTCGTCTGGAGGCGTGA
- the scnC gene encoding thiocyanate hydrolase subunit gamma has protein sequence MSHDHEHDHDRTVKPMVDEITDFEVLEIALRELCIEKGIFTAEEHRRFTEYAEQIGPTPAATLVARAWLDPDFAELARTEPMTASKEVGVDWMEPTGFGTPSDFTAFEILADTPTLHNVIVCALCSCYPRPILGNSPEWYRTPNYRRRMVRWPRQVLSEFGLSLPEGVDVRVQDSNQKHRYMVMPMRPAGTDGWSEEQLAEIITRDCLIGVALPKPGVTTNVIVDTRPAVHP, from the coding sequence ATGTCCCACGATCATGAACACGACCACGACCGGACGGTCAAGCCCATGGTCGACGAGATCACCGACTTCGAGGTCCTGGAGATCGCGCTGCGTGAACTGTGCATCGAGAAGGGCATCTTCACCGCCGAGGAGCACCGCCGCTTCACCGAATACGCCGAGCAGATCGGCCCGACGCCGGCCGCGACACTGGTCGCCAGGGCGTGGCTGGACCCCGACTTCGCAGAACTCGCGCGCACCGAGCCGATGACGGCCAGCAAGGAGGTCGGTGTCGACTGGATGGAGCCGACGGGCTTCGGGACACCCAGCGACTTCACCGCTTTCGAGATCCTCGCCGACACCCCCACGCTGCACAACGTGATCGTGTGCGCGCTGTGCTCGTGCTATCCGCGGCCGATTCTGGGCAACTCGCCCGAGTGGTACCGCACCCCGAACTACCGCCGCCGGATGGTCCGCTGGCCCCGCCAGGTCCTCTCGGAGTTCGGCCTGTCCCTGCCCGAGGGCGTCGACGTGCGGGTACAGGACTCCAACCAGAAGCACCGGTACATGGTGATGCCGATGCGGCCCGCCGGTACCGACGGCTGGAGCGAGGAACAGCTGGCCGAGATCATCACCCGGGACTGCCTGATCGGCGTCGCTCTACCCAAGCCCGGCGTCACGACGAACGTCATCGTCGACACCCGGCCGGCGGTGCATCCGTGA
- a CDS encoding SH3-like domain-containing protein has translation MSTAAERAAQLDLVARLKSAFPELPDAPTPDLLDHARITAYLKPVHDVGGEPDAPMKYENKQYEQWEEMTYVICEVLAWRGIWLSEERRRIGNVDVGRAEYLGLPYYGRWLLSVARVLVEKHHIGLTELSERMAEVAARYPDGLAGRKLEAQPKSVGDGADVRRNAHHLHAVGKGDPQVYAGRAGEPRFAVGDAVVVRELPVLFYTRTPEYVRGAVGEIDTVAYESPAAEDETWDRPDATPEWFYIVKFMMADLWHGYTGPSTDILRTEIPQRWLEAAH, from the coding sequence ATGAGCACGGCGGCGGAACGCGCAGCCCAACTCGATCTGGTCGCGCGATTGAAGTCCGCGTTTCCGGAGCTTCCCGACGCTCCGACCCCGGACCTGCTCGACCACGCGCGAATCACGGCTTACCTCAAGCCCGTTCACGATGTCGGCGGCGAGCCCGACGCCCCGATGAAGTACGAGAACAAGCAGTACGAGCAATGGGAAGAGATGACCTACGTCATCTGCGAAGTGCTCGCCTGGCGCGGGATCTGGCTGTCGGAGGAACGACGGCGCATCGGAAACGTCGATGTCGGACGCGCCGAATACCTGGGCCTGCCCTACTACGGGCGGTGGTTGTTGTCCGTCGCGCGTGTCCTGGTGGAGAAACACCACATCGGCCTCACCGAACTGTCCGAACGGATGGCCGAGGTGGCTGCCCGCTACCCCGACGGTCTGGCCGGCAGAAAGCTTGAGGCGCAACCGAAATCAGTGGGCGATGGAGCCGATGTCCGGCGCAACGCCCACCACCTTCACGCTGTCGGCAAGGGTGATCCGCAGGTGTATGCCGGACGGGCCGGCGAACCGCGGTTCGCGGTCGGAGACGCCGTGGTCGTCCGCGAGCTGCCCGTGCTGTTCTACACACGCACCCCGGAGTACGTCCGCGGCGCGGTCGGTGAGATCGACACCGTCGCGTATGAAAGCCCGGCCGCCGAGGACGAAACGTGGGACCGCCCCGACGCCACCCCGGAATGGTTCTACATCGTGAAGTTCATGATGGCCGACCTGTGGCACGGCTACACCGGTCCGTCGACCGACATCCTGCGGACCGAGATCCCGCAGCGCTGGCTCGAAGCCGCGCACTGA
- a CDS encoding WhiB family transcriptional regulator: MPQPQQLPGPNADIWDWQMQGVCRGVDSAMFFHPDGERGRARAQREMRAKEMCRRCPVIAQCRSHALAVGEPYGIWGGLSESERELLLKRGIRRTA, from the coding sequence ATGCCACAGCCGCAACAGCTTCCGGGTCCGAACGCCGACATCTGGGATTGGCAGATGCAGGGCGTTTGCCGCGGTGTCGACTCGGCCATGTTCTTCCATCCCGATGGCGAACGCGGCCGCGCCCGCGCCCAGCGTGAGATGCGCGCCAAAGAGATGTGCCGTCGTTGCCCGGTGATCGCGCAGTGCCGTTCCCACGCACTCGCCGTCGGCGAGCCGTACGGCATCTGGGGCGGACTCAGCGAATCCGAGCGTGAGCTTCTGCTCAAGCGCGGTATCCGCCGCACCGCCTGA
- a CDS encoding sigma-70 family RNA polymerase sigma factor — MTISGERLDAVVAEAVAGDRGALREVLETIRPLVVRYCRARVGTAERSGLSADDVAQEVCLAAITALPRYRDQGRPFLAFVYGIAAHKVADAHRAAGRNRADPMDVVPERLSGEAGPEQMAIDSESSARMATLLKVLPEKQREILILRVVVGMSAEETAEAVGSTAGAVRVAQHRALSRLKAEITSTGQGRDYA, encoded by the coding sequence ATGACAATTTCGGGAGAACGTCTCGATGCTGTCGTCGCTGAAGCGGTGGCAGGCGATCGGGGCGCACTCCGGGAGGTGCTGGAGACCATCCGCCCCCTCGTCGTCCGGTACTGCCGGGCGAGGGTGGGGACCGCGGAACGCAGTGGTCTTTCAGCTGATGACGTAGCTCAGGAGGTGTGCTTGGCCGCCATAACGGCGCTGCCACGTTACAGGGATCAGGGACGACCGTTTCTGGCCTTTGTGTACGGCATTGCAGCGCATAAGGTTGCTGACGCGCACCGGGCAGCTGGTCGCAACCGGGCCGATCCGATGGATGTGGTCCCGGAGCGACTCTCCGGTGAAGCCGGCCCCGAGCAGATGGCGATCGATTCCGAATCGTCGGCCCGGATGGCGACGCTGCTGAAGGTGTTGCCCGAGAAGCAGCGCGAGATCCTGATCCTGCGCGTCGTCGTCGGCATGAGCGCCGAAGAGACCGCGGAGGCGGTCGGCAGCACCGCCGGTGCCGTGCGCGTCGCCCAGCATCGGGCGCTGTCGCGGCTGAAGGCCGAGATCACTTCGACGGGGCAGGGGCGCGACTATGCCTGA
- a CDS encoding anti-sigma-D factor RsdA yields the protein MPDFGRRDPGGGDPSLTDINRTDQFLDALAAQQQPFVTDRDDVELAQLLAGWRDDIRETPMGHVVTPLQAEAALNRVTRPAAPRRRFSLAVVGSAAAAVLAIGGFGAVVAGSGPGDALYGLRTMLFGEQVQMRDDAVILAAQTEMQQVQQLIEQGDWQQAQAKLEAVTTTVATVDDVAQKEELIAQWQELTVKVEAQDPVATVPPGAPLPTFPELPAAVLDQATTSSETTAGTTSDTTAPSSETTAPSSETTGPSSETTTAPSETTGPAPTTTAPTSAPTTTAPAPSTTPTTSVGQTRSSAAPSTPPSSAPTSTTVVLQSTTTSAAAPTTSAAPTTAAPTTPSAVETTPTAVPTTPAVEEETPPSPVAPVTTTTPVLPLPGE from the coding sequence ATGCCTGACTTCGGACGTCGCGACCCAGGCGGCGGCGATCCATCCCTGACCGACATCAACCGCACCGACCAGTTCCTCGATGCGTTGGCTGCTCAGCAGCAGCCCTTCGTGACCGACCGCGACGACGTCGAGCTGGCCCAGTTGCTGGCCGGCTGGCGCGATGACATCCGCGAGACCCCGATGGGCCACGTGGTGACACCGTTGCAGGCAGAAGCGGCGCTGAACCGTGTCACGCGGCCTGCCGCACCGCGGCGCCGGTTCTCGCTGGCGGTCGTGGGTTCGGCCGCGGCGGCGGTCCTGGCGATCGGCGGCTTCGGCGCCGTGGTCGCCGGATCGGGTCCCGGTGACGCTCTGTACGGCCTGCGCACGATGCTGTTCGGCGAGCAGGTGCAGATGCGCGACGACGCGGTGATCCTGGCCGCACAGACCGAGATGCAGCAGGTGCAGCAGCTGATCGAGCAGGGCGACTGGCAGCAGGCGCAGGCCAAGCTCGAAGCCGTCACCACGACGGTCGCGACCGTCGACGACGTGGCGCAGAAAGAAGAACTGATCGCGCAGTGGCAGGAGCTGACCGTCAAGGTCGAGGCTCAGGATCCGGTGGCGACGGTGCCTCCGGGCGCGCCGCTGCCCACGTTCCCGGAGCTGCCCGCCGCGGTGCTCGACCAGGCCACGACGTCGTCGGAGACGACGGCGGGCACGACCTCGGACACCACCGCGCCGTCCTCGGAGACCACCGCGCCCTCGTCGGAGACGACCGGACCTTCGTCGGAGACGACGACCGCACCGTCGGAGACGACCGGACCTGCGCCGACGACGACTGCTCCGACGTCTGCGCCGACCACCACGGCTCCGGCACCGTCGACCACACCCACCACGTCGGTGGGCCAGACACGGTCGTCCGCCGCGCCGTCGACGCCGCCGTCTTCGGCGCCGACGTCCACGACGGTGGTGCTGCAGTCGACGACCACGTCTGCGGCCGCGCCGACGACCTCAGCGGCACCGACCACGGCTGCGCCGACGACTCCGAGTGCTGTCGAGACGACGCCGACCGCTGTGCCGACGACGCCGGCGGTGGAAGAGGAGACTCCGCCGTCACCGGTGGCGCCTGTGACGACCACCACGCCGGTGCTGCCGCTGCCGGGGGAGTAG
- a CDS encoding DUF5319 domain-containing protein, with protein MRDHLPPGLPPDPFADDPSDPSAALDALEPGQPLDPQERTAVEADLADLAVYEALLAHKGIRGLVVCCDECQQDHYHDWDMLRANLLQLLVDGTVRPHEPAYDPEPDAYVTWDYCRGYADASLNEAASESDGYR; from the coding sequence GTGCGAGACCACCTGCCACCAGGATTGCCGCCCGACCCGTTCGCTGACGATCCGAGCGATCCGTCGGCGGCGCTCGATGCGCTCGAGCCTGGCCAGCCGCTGGATCCACAGGAGCGCACCGCCGTGGAGGCCGACCTGGCCGACCTGGCTGTCTACGAAGCGCTGTTGGCGCACAAGGGAATTCGCGGTCTGGTCGTCTGCTGTGACGAATGCCAGCAGGACCACTACCACGATTGGGACATGCTGCGCGCCAACCTGCTGCAGCTGCTGGTCGACGGCACGGTCCGCCCGCACGAGCCGGCCTACGATCCCGAGCCCGACGCGTACGTCACCTGGGACTACTGCCGGGGCTACGCCGATGCCTCACTCAACGAAGCCGCCTCGGAGTCCGACGGCTATCGCTGA
- the guaB gene encoding IMP dehydrogenase, with translation MSIAESSIPIAVPVPTGGDDPTKIAMLGLTFDDVLLLPAASDVIPATADTSSQLTRRIRLKVPLVSSAMDTVTESRMAIAMARAGGMGVLHRNLPVAEQAGQVETVKRSEAGMVTDPVTCSPENTLAEVDAMCARFRISGLPVVDDKGSLVGIITNRDMRFEVDQSKPVTEVMTKAPLITAQEGVSAEAALGLLRRNKIEKLPIVDGHGKLTGLITVKDFVKTEQFPLSTKDSDGRLLVGAAVGVGEDAWTRAMTLADAGADVLIVDTAHAHNRGVLDMVHRLKRAVGERVDVVGGNVATRAAAAALVDAGADAVKVGVGPGSICTTRVVAGVGAPQITAILEAVAACAPHGVPVIADGGLQYSGDIAKALAAGASTAMLGSLLAGTAESPGDLIFVNGKQFKSYRGMGSLGAMQGRGATGNLRGSYSKDRYFQDDVLSEDKLVPEGIEGRVPFRGPLSTVIHQLTGGLRAAMGYTGSASIEALQQAQFVQITAAGLKESHPHDITMTVEAPNYTTR, from the coding sequence ATGTCGATCGCCGAAAGCAGCATCCCCATCGCCGTGCCGGTGCCCACCGGCGGTGATGATCCCACCAAGATCGCGATGCTCGGGCTGACCTTCGACGACGTTCTGCTCCTGCCCGCCGCATCCGACGTGATCCCCGCGACGGCCGACACATCGAGTCAGCTCACCCGCCGGATCCGCCTGAAGGTGCCGCTCGTCAGCTCCGCGATGGACACTGTCACCGAATCCCGCATGGCCATCGCGATGGCCCGCGCCGGCGGCATGGGCGTGCTGCACCGCAACCTTCCCGTCGCCGAGCAGGCCGGTCAGGTCGAGACCGTCAAGCGCTCGGAGGCCGGCATGGTCACCGATCCGGTCACGTGCTCCCCGGAGAACACCCTCGCCGAGGTCGACGCGATGTGTGCACGCTTCCGGATCTCGGGCCTGCCGGTCGTCGACGACAAGGGCTCTCTTGTCGGGATCATCACCAACCGCGACATGCGCTTCGAGGTCGACCAGTCCAAGCCGGTCACCGAGGTGATGACCAAGGCGCCACTGATCACCGCGCAGGAAGGCGTGTCCGCGGAGGCGGCCCTGGGTCTGTTGCGCCGCAACAAGATCGAGAAGCTGCCGATCGTCGACGGCCACGGCAAGCTGACCGGGCTGATCACCGTCAAGGACTTCGTCAAGACCGAACAGTTCCCGCTGTCCACCAAGGACAGCGACGGTCGGCTGCTCGTCGGTGCCGCGGTCGGCGTCGGAGAGGACGCCTGGACCCGAGCCATGACGCTGGCCGACGCCGGCGCCGACGTGCTGATCGTCGACACCGCCCACGCGCACAACCGCGGCGTGCTCGACATGGTGCACCGCCTCAAGCGGGCGGTCGGTGAGCGCGTCGACGTCGTCGGCGGCAACGTCGCGACCCGGGCCGCGGCCGCCGCGCTCGTCGACGCCGGCGCCGACGCGGTCAAGGTGGGCGTCGGTCCCGGCTCGATCTGCACGACGCGCGTGGTCGCCGGCGTGGGCGCCCCGCAGATCACGGCGATCCTGGAGGCCGTGGCCGCCTGCGCACCGCACGGGGTGCCGGTGATCGCCGACGGCGGGCTGCAGTACTCCGGCGACATCGCCAAGGCGCTGGCCGCCGGCGCCTCCACCGCGATGCTCGGCTCGCTGCTGGCGGGCACCGCCGAATCCCCGGGCGACCTGATCTTCGTCAACGGCAAGCAGTTCAAGAGCTACCGCGGCATGGGCTCGCTCGGCGCGATGCAGGGTCGCGGCGCGACCGGAAACCTACGGGGCTCCTACTCCAAGGACCGCTACTTCCAGGACGACGTGCTGTCGGAGGACAAGCTGGTGCCCGAGGGCATCGAGGGCCGGGTGCCGTTCCGCGGCCCGCTGTCGACCGTGATTCACCAACTCACCGGCGGTCTGCGTGCGGCGATGGGCTACACCGGCTCGGCGAGCATCGAGGCGCTCCAGCAGGCGCAGTTCGTCCAGATCACCGCGGCGGGGCTCAAGGAGAGCCATCCGCACGACATCACGATGACGGTCGAGGCCCCGAACTACACGACCCGCTAG
- a CDS encoding GuaB3 family IMP dehydrogenase-related protein translates to MRDMVEIGMGRTARRTYELGDINIVPSRRTRSSKDVSTAWQLDAYRFEIPVLAHPTDALVSVEFAIELGRLGGLGVLNGEGLIGRHADVEDKIARVVEVAEKDPDPAAATRLLQQLHAAPLDPELLGAAVSRIREAGVTTAVRVSPQNAQALTPTLVAAGIDLLVIQGTIISAERVAKDHDGEGEPLNLKTFISELDVPVVAGGVLDHRTALHLMRTGAAGVIVGYGSTSGVTTSDEVLGISVPMATAIADAAAARREYLDETGGRYVHVLADGDIHTSGDLAKAIACGADAVVLGTPLAISAEALGGGWFWPAAAAHPSLPRGSLLQVVDEERPSLAQVLNGPSDDPFGSLNLVGGLARSMAKAGYCDLKEFQKVGLTVGC, encoded by the coding sequence ATGCGAGACATGGTGGAAATCGGCATGGGCCGGACCGCCCGTCGCACCTACGAACTCGGCGACATCAACATCGTCCCGTCGCGACGTACCAGGTCGTCGAAGGACGTGTCGACGGCGTGGCAGCTCGACGCCTACCGCTTCGAGATCCCGGTGCTCGCGCATCCGACCGACGCGCTGGTGTCGGTCGAGTTCGCCATCGAGCTCGGCCGGCTCGGCGGACTCGGTGTCCTCAATGGCGAGGGCCTGATCGGCCGGCACGCCGACGTCGAGGACAAGATCGCCCGTGTCGTCGAGGTCGCCGAGAAGGATCCCGACCCGGCGGCGGCCACCCGCTTGCTGCAGCAGCTGCATGCCGCCCCGCTGGACCCCGAGCTGCTCGGGGCCGCGGTCAGCCGCATCCGCGAGGCGGGTGTGACGACCGCGGTGCGGGTCAGCCCGCAGAACGCGCAGGCGCTGACGCCGACGCTGGTCGCGGCCGGCATCGACCTGCTGGTCATTCAGGGCACGATCATCTCGGCCGAACGCGTCGCCAAGGACCACGACGGCGAGGGCGAGCCGCTGAACCTGAAGACCTTCATCTCCGAACTCGACGTGCCCGTGGTGGCCGGCGGCGTGCTCGACCACCGCACCGCCCTGCACCTGATGCGCACGGGCGCGGCCGGCGTCATCGTCGGCTACGGGTCGACCTCCGGAGTCACGACGTCCGACGAGGTGCTCGGCATCAGCGTGCCGATGGCCACCGCGATCGCCGACGCCGCCGCGGCCCGCCGCGAATACCTCGACGAGACCGGCGGACGGTATGTCCACGTCCTGGCCGACGGCGACATCCACACCTCGGGCGATCTGGCCAAGGCGATCGCGTGCGGCGCGGACGCCGTCGTGCTCGGCACCCCGCTGGCGATCTCCGCGGAAGCCCTTGGCGGAGGCTGGTTCTGGCCGGCCGCCGCCGCGCACCCGTCGCTGCCGCGCGGCTCCCTGCTGCAGGTGGTCGACGAGGAGCGGCCGTCCCTGGCGCAGGTGCTCAACGGTCCGTCGGACGACCCGTTCGGTTCGCTGAACCTCGTCGGCGGGCTGGCCCGGTCGATGGCCAAGGCCGGCTACTGCGATCTCAAGGAATTCCAGAAGGTCGGGCTCACCGTCGGGTGCTGA
- a CDS encoding TetR/AcrR family transcriptional regulator gives MADGITAREAKRLQTRERLLGAAIAEFKRAGMAEADVSTIVGAAGVAHGTFFFHFPTKEHVLLELERREEDRIAKRFATFTKTHHDLSAVLREAADLVLGLERRLGVVLFKDFLALHFSPTRPPAEHGGDHPVVVLVAAQIEHARQRGETAADVTPMNSAIYFLLGLYALLVTTDESTGRSELVADYLTRTLRSLQ, from the coding sequence GTGGCGGACGGGATCACGGCGCGCGAGGCGAAACGCCTCCAGACCAGGGAAAGACTGCTGGGGGCCGCGATCGCCGAGTTCAAACGCGCCGGCATGGCCGAGGCCGATGTCAGCACGATCGTCGGCGCGGCCGGGGTCGCCCACGGCACCTTCTTCTTCCACTTCCCCACCAAGGAGCACGTACTCCTCGAGCTGGAGCGCCGCGAGGAGGACCGCATCGCGAAGCGCTTCGCGACGTTCACCAAGACTCATCACGACCTCAGCGCGGTTCTGCGTGAAGCCGCCGACCTGGTGCTGGGACTGGAGCGGCGACTGGGCGTCGTGCTGTTCAAAGACTTTCTCGCGCTGCATTTCTCGCCCACCCGGCCGCCGGCCGAACATGGCGGCGACCACCCGGTGGTCGTGCTCGTCGCCGCCCAGATCGAGCACGCCCGGCAGCGCGGCGAGACGGCGGCGGACGTGACGCCGATGAACAGCGCCATCTACTTCCTGCTCGGCCTGTATGCGCTGCTGGTCACGACGGACGAGTCGACCGGCAGGTCCGAACTCGTCGCCGACTACCTGACCAGGACGTTGCGCAGCCTGCAGTGA
- a CDS encoding GMC oxidoreductase yields the protein MRPDYDVLIIGSGFGGSVSALRLTEKGYRVGVLEAGRRYADDEFAKTSWNLRKFLWAPQFGMYGIQRIHLLRNVMILAGAGVGGGSLNYANTLYVPPEPFFNDPQWRDITDWRAELMSHYDQAQRMLGVVTNPTFTDADRIMKEVADDMGVGDTFVPTPVGVFFGPDGEKTPGKTVADPYFGGAGPARTGCIECGSCMTGCRYGAKNTLVKNYLGLAEKAGARVHPLTMVTGFEQRPDGLWEVHTARTGSKVRRRRKTFTAEHVILAAGTYGTQKLLFKMRDRGKLPKLSDKLGVLTRTNSESIVGAGRLTVGDDLNLTHGVAITSSIHPTADTHVEPVRYGKGSNAMGLLQTLMTDGTGPEGTDVPRWRQLLDTARHDRKGTLRLLNPRRWSERTMIALVMQHLDNSITTYTRKTKFGFRMLDSKQGHGEPNPSWIPAGNEVTRRIAEKIDGVAGGTWGELFNIPLTAHFLGGAAIADSPERGVIDPYQRVWNYPTLSVMDGAAVSANLGVNPSLSITAQAERAAALWPNKGEEDLRPEQGQPYRRLSPIEPKNPVVPGDAPAALRRIPIEPVNSAG from the coding sequence ATGAGGCCTGACTACGACGTGCTGATCATCGGTTCGGGGTTCGGCGGCAGCGTCAGCGCGCTGCGACTGACCGAGAAGGGTTACCGCGTCGGCGTGCTGGAAGCGGGTCGCCGCTACGCCGACGACGAGTTCGCGAAGACCTCGTGGAACCTCCGCAAGTTCCTGTGGGCGCCGCAGTTCGGCATGTACGGCATTCAGCGCATCCATCTGCTGCGCAACGTGATGATCCTGGCCGGCGCGGGTGTCGGTGGCGGATCTCTGAACTACGCCAACACGCTTTATGTTCCGCCGGAGCCGTTCTTCAACGATCCGCAGTGGCGTGACATCACCGACTGGCGGGCCGAGTTGATGTCGCACTACGACCAGGCGCAGCGGATGCTGGGCGTGGTCACCAACCCGACCTTCACCGACGCCGACCGCATCATGAAAGAGGTCGCCGACGACATGGGTGTCGGCGACACGTTCGTGCCGACGCCGGTTGGGGTGTTCTTCGGGCCCGACGGCGAGAAGACGCCCGGCAAGACCGTCGCCGACCCGTACTTCGGCGGTGCCGGTCCCGCCCGCACGGGGTGCATCGAGTGCGGGTCCTGCATGACAGGCTGCCGGTACGGCGCGAAGAACACCCTGGTGAAGAACTATCTGGGGTTGGCGGAGAAGGCCGGTGCCCGGGTGCACCCGCTGACCATGGTGACCGGGTTCGAGCAACGGCCCGACGGTCTGTGGGAGGTGCACACCGCCCGCACCGGCAGCAAGGTGCGCCGGCGCCGCAAGACCTTCACCGCCGAGCACGTCATCCTGGCCGCCGGCACGTACGGCACCCAAAAGCTGCTGTTCAAGATGCGCGACCGCGGCAAGCTGCCCAAGCTCTCGGACAAGCTCGGTGTGCTGACACGCACGAACTCCGAGTCCATCGTCGGCGCCGGACGCTTGACCGTCGGTGACGACCTGAACCTGACCCACGGTGTGGCGATCACGTCATCGATCCACCCCACCGCCGACACCCATGTCGAGCCGGTGCGCTACGGCAAGGGTTCCAACGCGATGGGTCTGCTGCAGACGCTGATGACCGACGGCACCGGCCCCGAGGGCACCGACGTGCCGCGGTGGCGGCAGCTGCTCGACACCGCGCGCCACGATCGCAAGGGCACGCTGCGGCTGCTCAACCCGCGGCGCTGGAGCGAGCGCACGATGATCGCGCTCGTCATGCAGCACCTCGACAACTCGATCACGACCTACACCCGCAAGACGAAGTTCGGGTTCCGCATGCTCGACAGCAAGCAGGGCCACGGTGAGCCCAACCCGAGCTGGATCCCGGCCGGCAACGAGGTGACCCGGCGCATCGCCGAGAAGATCGACGGCGTCGCGGGCGGCACCTGGGGAGAACTGTTCAACATTCCGCTCACCGCGCACTTCCTCGGCGGCGCGGCGATCGCCGACTCCCCGGAGCGCGGTGTCATCGACCCGTACCAGCGGGTGTGGAACTACCCGACGCTGTCGGTGATGGACGGCGCCGCGGTCTCGGCGAACCTCGGGGTGAACCCGTCGCTGTCGATCACCGCGCAGGCCGAGCGCGCCGCGGCGCTGTGGCCGAACAAGGGTGAGGAGGATCTGCGGCCCGAGCAGGGGCAGCCCTACCGGCGGCTGTCGCCGATCGAGCCGAAGAATCCGGTGGTGCCCGGGGACGCTCCGGCTGCGTTGCGGCGGATCCCGATCGAACCGGTGAATTCGGCCGGCTAG